In Shewanella sp. VB17, a single genomic region encodes these proteins:
- a CDS encoding IucA/IucC family siderophore biosynthesis protein, producing the protein MQIQSQSKVEQEDDKYRVQVFREQAESNAIACLLNCYLREFAIVRQEVDFDDALPDCPLSLSLLLTQEQQKVRIRFPESGSVLLLIADRVSLLGRVSISSPIYFKKLGCVWQISRTEHLIEFMLQHLAKLTNTQFNHELQEQIANSINVTQAFLQRLNEKNRLVLNTDMNAAVKSLIGSEQSLLWGHAMHPSPKSRHGVSFDDMLACSPEIQANFPLYWFEVDPSLIKQLHCTDVKPMEWIDRIKPSNVCLYPCHPWEVKTILAQPLVQRAMAFGLIKPLGEMGAKVCPTSSVRTTYIPDINQFMKFSIHVRLTNCVRKNAWYELESAVALSRVLMKVASDGYAHCPNFSLMAEPGASTLDLSALENVDGVSVSQSDHLMVSECFGILYREGISISQLEQYKPEMAGALFAWDSQGDSIGEMRMREVAKRRQQSYQQTVVQWFGAYIEVLLPSIFYFFFKRGVAFEPHLQNTVIGFEDDMPAYIWLRDLEGTKLLPEFWPSSSLPDLSEEAKSSVYYTRELGWSRIAYCSLINNVSEAMFHLAAGDRALETELWQLLANVVEQWQQVEGEEPELVGLLQGEKIPAKNNLSTRLFMKADRLSSYTQLTNPLAMLKNEVMANLAEQSFAIVGTDLQPSPIASGV; encoded by the coding sequence ATGCAGATTCAATCGCAGAGTAAAGTTGAGCAAGAGGATGACAAATATCGTGTTCAGGTATTTAGAGAGCAAGCCGAGTCCAATGCCATAGCCTGCTTGCTTAATTGTTATTTGAGAGAGTTTGCTATTGTACGCCAAGAGGTCGATTTTGATGATGCTTTGCCAGATTGTCCACTTTCACTGTCTTTGCTGCTAACACAAGAACAGCAAAAGGTACGGATCAGATTTCCAGAATCTGGCTCTGTATTATTATTGATAGCTGATAGGGTAAGCTTGCTGGGGCGAGTGAGTATTTCAAGCCCAATATATTTCAAAAAATTAGGCTGTGTTTGGCAAATTAGTCGCACTGAACATCTCATTGAATTTATGCTTCAGCATTTGGCTAAACTAACAAATACTCAATTTAACCATGAATTACAGGAGCAAATAGCCAATAGCATTAATGTTACGCAAGCTTTTTTGCAAAGGTTGAATGAAAAGAATCGGTTAGTATTAAATACTGATATGAATGCTGCAGTAAAGAGTCTTATTGGTTCAGAACAAAGTTTGTTGTGGGGCCATGCGATGCACCCATCACCTAAGAGTCGTCATGGTGTTTCGTTCGATGACATGCTGGCTTGTTCCCCAGAAATACAGGCTAATTTCCCTCTATATTGGTTTGAAGTAGATCCCAGTTTGATCAAACAACTGCATTGCACAGATGTCAAGCCTATGGAGTGGATTGACCGTATTAAACCAAGCAATGTATGTCTTTATCCTTGTCACCCTTGGGAGGTGAAAACCATATTAGCTCAGCCTTTAGTTCAGCGGGCAATGGCTTTCGGTTTGATTAAGCCTTTAGGTGAAATGGGGGCAAAGGTTTGTCCTACATCATCAGTAAGAACGACTTACATACCTGATATTAATCAGTTCATGAAGTTTTCTATTCATGTTCGTTTAACCAATTGTGTACGTAAAAATGCTTGGTACGAACTTGAAAGTGCTGTAGCGCTAAGCCGTGTGTTGATGAAAGTAGCCAGTGATGGTTATGCTCATTGCCCCAATTTTTCTTTAATGGCCGAACCCGGCGCAAGCACATTGGATTTAAGTGCTTTAGAGAATGTAGATGGTGTTTCTGTCAGTCAATCTGACCATCTTATGGTGTCAGAGTGTTTTGGTATTCTCTACAGAGAAGGGATATCTATTTCGCAACTTGAGCAATATAAGCCTGAAATGGCTGGTGCATTATTTGCTTGGGATAGTCAAGGCGATAGCATTGGTGAGATGAGGATGAGGGAAGTTGCTAAGCGTCGCCAGCAAAGTTACCAGCAGACTGTCGTTCAATGGTTCGGGGCTTATATTGAAGTGCTGTTACCGAGTATATTTTATTTCTTTTTCAAACGTGGGGTGGCTTTTGAGCCTCATTTACAAAATACGGTCATTGGTTTTGAAGATGATATGCCGGCTTATATCTGGCTCAGAGATTTAGAGGGAACCAAATTACTGCCTGAGTTCTGGCCAAGTAGTTCACTGCCAGATTTGTCTGAAGAGGCAAAATCTTCTGTTTATTATACCCGGGAGCTGGGTTGGAGCAGAATTGCTTATTGTAGCCTTATCAATAATGTCAGTGAAGCGATGTTTCACCTAGCAGCTGGAGATCGGGCTTTAGAGACTGAGCTTTGGCAATTGTTGGCAAATGTAGTTGAACAATGGCAGCAGGTAGAAGGCGAGGAACCTGAGCTTGTCGGTTTACTTCAGGGTGAGAAGATCCCTGCTAAAAATAATTTGAGTACACGATTGTTTATGAAGGCGGATCGCTTGTCGAGCTATACGCAATTAACCAACCCTCTTGCAATGTTGAAAAATGAAGTCATGGCTAATTTAGCTGAACAATCATTCGCTATCGTTGGCACTGATTTACAGCCATCTCCTAT
- a CDS encoding MFS transporter yields the protein MKVIAVVLFCHFLTAFTALGMPLFLPRMLASLGADESGYLVGLMFIVPTICTALTAPWWGRFADKYGKKTSLLRAQIGLTVGFLLSGFADSVPLFALGLVVQGVSGGTLAASNAYLSRFYQGKALANSLNLTQSSARLALVSAPIILGLFTHIDDPLIIYRMLAVLPVLALIICSGLPKDESSENTVSKASKCAMTQSVPSTDFSQVLWLQFFFCFAMVVTFPYFLPYSEQLGVEGDALSGFYYSLPHLIYLLFAFNIKSLTLSAKLQTQIGLALFGLSCLGQFLLSESSYLLMLRVLFGLGMVLIFNGLHLIVSNRIQHGDAGLSFGRFDAWGKWAGVAAGVCASSVTQIVGLSFPFLLAALSCGCALVGLMFFFKEVAQDADSIAE from the coding sequence ATGAAAGTCATTGCTGTGGTGTTGTTTTGCCATTTTCTGACAGCTTTTACTGCCCTAGGAATGCCACTTTTTCTACCTAGAATGCTAGCCAGTTTAGGCGCTGATGAGTCCGGCTATTTAGTGGGACTCATGTTTATAGTGCCTACTATCTGCACCGCATTAACGGCTCCTTGGTGGGGGAGATTTGCTGATAAATACGGTAAGAAGACCTCGTTATTAAGGGCGCAAATAGGCTTAACTGTCGGCTTCTTGTTGTCAGGTTTTGCGGATTCAGTGCCATTATTTGCTCTAGGTTTAGTGGTGCAAGGGGTCAGTGGCGGTACGCTGGCGGCATCAAATGCATATCTGAGTCGTTTTTATCAGGGCAAAGCCTTGGCCAATAGTCTTAATTTAACGCAAAGTTCGGCGCGATTAGCATTGGTCTCTGCACCAATCATTTTAGGTTTGTTTACTCATATAGACGATCCTCTAATCATTTACCGAATGTTAGCCGTGCTTCCCGTATTGGCTTTGATCATTTGTAGTGGTTTACCTAAAGATGAGTCTTCTGAAAATACAGTAAGTAAAGCCTCGAAGTGTGCGATGACTCAGTCGGTGCCAAGTACTGATTTTTCACAGGTACTCTGGCTGCAATTTTTCTTCTGTTTTGCCATGGTGGTGACTTTCCCTTACTTCCTGCCTTACAGCGAACAATTAGGAGTTGAAGGTGATGCATTAAGCGGCTTCTATTACAGTTTGCCACACCTTATCTATCTACTGTTTGCTTTTAATATTAAATCATTAACCCTATCGGCCAAATTACAGACACAAATAGGGCTTGCGCTGTTTGGCTTATCTTGTTTGGGGCAATTTTTACTAAGTGAAAGTTCATATTTACTGATGCTTAGAGTGCTATTTGGTCTGGGGATGGTGCTTATTTTTAATGGTTTACATTTGATAGTCAGCAATCGAATTCAACATGGTGATGCGGGTTTGTCCTTTGGACGCTTTGATGCTTGGGGTAAGTGGGCTGGTGTGGCAGCCGGTGTCTGTGCCAGCAGTGTGACTCAAATAGTGGGGTTGTCATTCCCATTTTTACTTGCAGCATTAAGCTGTGGTTGTGCCTTAGTCGGGCTAATGTTTTTTTTCAAAGAGGTAGCACAAGATGCAGATTCAATCGCAGAGTAA
- a CDS encoding IucA/IucC family protein, with amino-acid sequence MPTAEQYITQRIIDACLRENVCEIVSKGEIVTSLPVDLIEYWHDAIPQAWLKVSHLHTGVIYVPVVASHYMQEWRAVSDVWLSQNVISTTDATFYQRGYQAWLTCLSTDLSAESKALFINYIQEADCAAAHRMICRQAFNAKRDELCVPLSEIGDWQESLMFSDQVAAYLDHPYYPTARAKVGFDTQALTLYAPEFANQFELNWLAIAKDMVTLTSNVPECWPSMSDVGLDESLTHTHDLFPLHPLTLKSVDDCLEGVIIAPKSALTVQASLSVRTLALVRSPGIHIKVPLLMATLGAKNIRSIKPSTLYDGHWFECALTAIARVDPVLGDRIEHVDEQHGGHLGDNKLCAYIVRRYPSTMQDKLLVPVAALASLMPDGRLYLMHLADRYYQGQWRRWFSEYLELMLKVHLRLWLKYGIALESNQQNAILAYRQDGNLSLVMKDNDSARLLASRYEASLPTSVLAENSPKALIDQRILVSDDEALAQMFTTITLQLDIAAIIEAMAASGIAQVRPLYAELRSVLIRELNALKEEGIATDYAHHYLLVQAKLPVKYLLCSGSLLSKAQSGASDVNKFYGQSAPNFLLASFCEQASPLIDSQVLALDEVVA; translated from the coding sequence ATGCCTACAGCCGAACAATACATTACCCAGCGAATTATTGACGCATGTCTTAGAGAGAATGTGTGTGAGATTGTCTCTAAAGGTGAGATTGTCACTTCACTGCCAGTCGATTTAATCGAGTACTGGCATGATGCCATACCTCAAGCTTGGCTTAAGGTGAGTCATCTGCATACAGGAGTTATCTATGTGCCTGTTGTGGCTAGTCATTATATGCAAGAGTGGCGTGCAGTGTCAGATGTCTGGCTCAGCCAGAATGTTATCAGTACCACTGATGCCACATTTTATCAACGAGGGTATCAAGCTTGGTTAACCTGTCTATCAACTGATTTGTCGGCAGAATCTAAAGCATTATTTATCAATTATATTCAAGAAGCGGATTGTGCTGCTGCGCATAGAATGATCTGTAGGCAAGCATTTAATGCTAAGAGGGATGAGCTCTGTGTGCCATTAAGTGAGATTGGAGATTGGCAGGAAAGTTTGATGTTTAGCGATCAGGTGGCCGCTTATTTAGATCATCCTTATTATCCGACTGCACGGGCTAAGGTGGGCTTTGATACACAAGCATTGACATTATATGCTCCTGAATTTGCCAACCAATTTGAGCTTAATTGGTTGGCTATTGCTAAGGATATGGTCACGTTAACTTCTAACGTTCCTGAGTGTTGGCCGAGTATGAGTGACGTTGGCTTGGATGAGTCATTGACACACACTCATGACTTGTTTCCCCTGCATCCGCTAACCCTCAAGAGTGTAGATGACTGTCTAGAAGGCGTTATCATTGCGCCTAAGTCGGCATTAACAGTGCAGGCTAGTCTATCGGTCCGTACATTAGCATTGGTTCGTTCACCAGGTATACATATCAAGGTGCCGTTATTAATGGCGACGTTAGGCGCTAAAAATATTCGTTCTATTAAGCCAAGTACCTTGTATGACGGCCATTGGTTCGAGTGTGCTTTGACGGCGATTGCACGAGTCGATCCAGTACTTGGCGATCGTATCGAACATGTTGATGAGCAACATGGGGGTCACCTTGGAGACAATAAACTTTGTGCTTATATTGTGCGCCGCTATCCGTCTACGATGCAAGATAAGTTGTTGGTTCCAGTTGCTGCGTTGGCGAGTCTCATGCCTGATGGTCGCTTATATTTAATGCATCTAGCGGACAGGTATTATCAGGGGCAATGGCGGCGTTGGTTTAGTGAATATTTAGAGTTAATGCTTAAGGTTCATCTGCGTTTGTGGCTTAAGTATGGCATCGCATTAGAGTCAAACCAGCAAAATGCTATCTTGGCTTACCGTCAAGATGGGAATTTGTCTTTGGTGATGAAAGATAATGATTCTGCGAGGTTATTAGCCAGTCGTTATGAGGCTAGTTTACCCACCTCTGTTCTGGCTGAAAACAGTCCTAAAGCACTGATCGACCAGAGAATCCTTGTGAGTGATGATGAAGCTCTTGCGCAGATGTTTACTACGATCACATTGCAACTTGATATCGCTGCGATTATAGAAGCGATGGCAGCATCTGGGATAGCACAGGTTCGACCTTTATATGCTGAATTACGTAGCGTTTTAATCAGAGAGCTTAACGCACTGAAAGAGGAAGGTATAGCAACGGATTACGCGCATCATTATTTACTGGTGCAAGCTAAATTACCGGTGAAATATTTACTCTGTTCTGGCAGTTTACTGAGTAAGGCACAATCGGGCGCAAGTGATGTTAATAAGTTTTACGGTCAAAGTGCGCCGAATTTTTTACTGGCGTCTTTTTGTGAACAAGCGTCGCCCTTGATAGATAGCCAAGTGTTGGCATTAGATGAGGTAGTGGCATGA
- a CDS encoding ATP-grasp domain-containing protein, whose product MKPKLVLITHVENRAVVEGFIPAAKKLGYEVWLLTDHGLAHKQYFSGREMCPDHIIECDVFNPLAVIERLHTLDVFPYVVFSNSDHLQASTAMVAEYFSCPGKDWELCYQAKNKAAMRTKLLELNLPSVWSFSWCIGESLPENIPFPLVVKPREGVASMDVVLCRNLAELSAYAAKFGVSDSVILLESYLEGPLFTVETLGDGQHLCAIGGFDVSLSELPYFIETQASWNGPICTQYLEQSLAQIDDFGINFGVCHSEFILTKNGPVLVEINYRSIGDGREFLLNELLSFDWFEMILLLHSGESLPSLDTQTPHAIIRYFPAKQEGDIISCSGSFSLELLSHQVRYLSIKSIGDRIKISHSNKDYLGELILWGEDLASLEAAADTISQDLQWEFN is encoded by the coding sequence ATGAAACCTAAATTGGTTTTAATTACACATGTTGAAAACCGCGCCGTGGTGGAAGGTTTTATACCGGCAGCTAAAAAACTGGGCTACGAAGTGTGGCTGTTAACTGATCATGGTTTAGCACATAAGCAATATTTTTCTGGCCGGGAGATGTGTCCGGATCATATTATCGAATGTGATGTATTTAATCCTTTAGCTGTGATCGAACGCTTACATACTTTAGATGTATTTCCTTATGTGGTTTTTTCTAATAGTGATCATCTGCAAGCATCGACGGCCATGGTTGCCGAGTATTTTTCCTGTCCGGGCAAGGATTGGGAACTGTGCTATCAAGCAAAAAATAAAGCTGCTATGCGGACCAAATTGCTTGAACTTAACCTTCCCAGTGTATGGTCTTTTAGTTGGTGTATCGGTGAGAGTTTACCTGAAAATATTCCTTTCCCTTTGGTTGTTAAACCTCGTGAAGGGGTGGCGAGTATGGATGTTGTCTTGTGTCGTAATTTGGCTGAACTGTCTGCTTACGCAGCTAAATTTGGTGTTTCAGATAGTGTTATTTTACTCGAATCCTACCTTGAAGGCCCTTTATTTACCGTAGAAACATTAGGCGACGGACAACACTTGTGTGCTATCGGTGGTTTTGATGTCTCTTTGTCTGAACTGCCATATTTTATTGAAACTCAAGCGAGTTGGAATGGCCCTATTTGTACTCAATACCTTGAGCAGTCCTTGGCTCAGATAGACGATTTTGGCATTAATTTTGGTGTATGCCATAGCGAGTTTATATTAACCAAAAATGGGCCCGTACTCGTGGAGATTAATTATCGGAGTATAGGGGATGGTCGAGAGTTTTTACTCAATGAGCTACTTAGTTTCGATTGGTTCGAGATGATTTTATTACTACATAGTGGTGAATCTCTACCTTCATTAGATACACAAACTCCTCATGCAATTATTCGCTATTTTCCAGCTAAGCAAGAGGGAGATATCATCAGTTGTTCAGGTTCATTTTCTCTCGAATTATTGAGTCATCAAGTGAGATACCTTTCAATTAAATCGATAGGTGATCGTATAAAAATTAGCCATTCAAATAAAGATTATCTCGGTGAATTAATACTGTGGGGAGAAGATTTAGCGAGCTTAGAGGCTGCTGCTGATACCATTTCACAAGACTTACAGTGGGAGTTTAACTAA
- a CDS encoding HpcH/HpaI aldolase/citrate lyase family protein produces the protein MMLTENSLKLKLIKQDAVFGILNSIPSPVICEMFAYAGFDFAVLDTEHVLISDEDLAHCIRAADCSGLPLLVRVADANSATIGKILDAGAAGIVVSRVSSVAMAKQVISAAKYPPLGRRGITGGRNTGFGTIPLQDYVDLANSETLVCLMIECANGMASLPEIVELEHIDMIIEGALDLSLSLGYGTQVTHQNVQAQIHKMAQLCQAKNIPFCAIPRTPEQQVSWRQKGTQAFLIGEDRGMIFKSLKNQLETIKKTK, from the coding sequence ATGATGCTGACTGAAAATTCACTCAAATTAAAACTCATCAAGCAAGACGCTGTATTTGGGATATTGAACTCAATCCCCTCTCCCGTCATCTGTGAAATGTTTGCTTATGCCGGATTTGATTTCGCCGTTCTGGATACTGAACATGTCCTGATCTCTGATGAAGATTTAGCCCATTGCATTCGTGCTGCTGACTGCTCAGGCCTACCACTTTTGGTCAGAGTCGCCGATGCTAACTCAGCAACCATTGGAAAAATATTAGATGCTGGCGCAGCGGGTATCGTGGTATCTCGAGTATCAAGTGTAGCAATGGCCAAACAAGTCATTTCAGCAGCCAAATATCCACCATTAGGTCGTCGTGGAATAACCGGTGGCCGTAATACAGGCTTCGGGACGATTCCTTTGCAAGATTATGTCGACTTAGCTAACAGCGAAACCTTAGTTTGCCTAATGATTGAATGTGCTAATGGCATGGCATCACTGCCTGAAATAGTTGAATTAGAACATATTGATATGATTATAGAAGGGGCGCTAGATTTAAGTTTGTCGCTCGGCTATGGCACACAAGTGACTCATCAAAATGTCCAAGCACAAATCCATAAAATGGCGCAACTTTGCCAAGCAAAAAACATCCCATTTTGCGCCATTCCGCGAACACCTGAACAGCAAGTCAGCTGGCGTCAAAAAGGCACTCAAGCATTTTTGATAGGTGAAGATCGCGGGATGATTTTTAAAAGCTTAAAAAACCAACTTGAAACAATAAAAAAGACCAAATAA
- a CDS encoding TonB-dependent siderophore receptor, with protein sequence MLNEKNIFTFTTLAVAISSSLISATVIAKEAEKEQKTETIVVTGSLLGNSEIADLKTYTGNRSIITSDQIERTAARSIDTALQQVPGIKIKDETGTGVLPNISVRGLDSSRSGYAQILLDGIPMTLAPYGHTGQSLFPATLFMIDRIDVARGGASIQYGPNNVGGVINLISKPISTDWETSINERITFFGSNQNLFDTNISTGGAVNDDFSMRIDGNFTKGDSFREHSATDVKNLMLKTVWNIDEQNSLDTTLQYYDAFSELPGALNTPAYEADRTQSLRPNDQYNGDTKRASLKYTHVLDDSDIIDYGEFDITTFGHQSSRTFQWDYYDENSDTDGNLGTHWADTTQEATHLRNSPREFTVFGIEPKTSLLIDGDISQHIIAGVRYVNEDISYQLNHMNKSTLETTRLRDWHMDTNAMAYYISNKVGFFDDRLSVTPGLRYEDVRMTFTNRGDNYSQDNHVQEWLPGLSLGYEFSDSWFAYANAQRSLRTPQIADLRRQGQTPESELSWNYETGVRFTPTERSSLNLALYRIDFTDKSEYDKNINMFINIGKTRNQGIELEGTYSPLSLPDLTLTAAYNYLDTEQLDGEFAGNQLPYVSKHQLSASALYSIQNIDLGLLAYYYSGSFADLANTVEENASGTAGEIPAYTVVNFNVSTELFKQNSHGLKVGLSVNNLFDNEYYFRGLDVSPAGRVPAPGRSFSLDLGYTF encoded by the coding sequence ATGTTAAACGAAAAAAATATCTTCACCTTTACCACGTTAGCCGTGGCCATATCGAGCAGTCTCATCAGTGCTACCGTTATTGCCAAAGAGGCAGAAAAAGAGCAAAAAACGGAAACAATTGTTGTTACTGGTAGCCTATTGGGTAATTCTGAAATTGCCGATCTAAAAACCTACACTGGTAACCGCTCCATCATCACTTCAGATCAAATAGAGCGCACAGCAGCACGCTCTATCGATACCGCACTGCAACAAGTCCCCGGCATCAAGATTAAAGATGAAACCGGCACCGGCGTGTTACCGAATATCTCGGTTCGAGGTTTAGATAGCAGTCGAAGTGGCTATGCCCAAATATTGCTCGATGGGATCCCGATGACACTCGCGCCATACGGACACACGGGGCAATCATTGTTTCCGGCGACCCTGTTTATGATAGACAGAATTGATGTTGCCCGCGGTGGCGCATCCATTCAATACGGCCCTAATAACGTTGGTGGTGTAATCAATCTTATTTCAAAGCCTATCTCCACCGATTGGGAAACCAGCATCAACGAACGCATCACTTTCTTTGGCAGCAACCAAAACTTATTTGATACCAATATCAGTACTGGTGGTGCCGTCAATGATGACTTTTCCATGCGTATAGACGGTAATTTCACTAAAGGTGACTCGTTCAGAGAACATTCAGCCACTGACGTTAAAAACCTGATGCTGAAAACCGTGTGGAATATCGACGAACAAAATAGCCTAGACACCACATTACAATATTATGACGCCTTCTCTGAACTGCCTGGCGCATTAAATACGCCAGCTTATGAGGCTGATCGGACCCAATCTCTTCGCCCTAATGATCAGTATAACGGTGATACGAAACGCGCCTCACTGAAATATACCCATGTACTCGATGATTCAGACATTATCGATTACGGTGAATTTGACATCACCACATTTGGTCACCAGAGCTCGCGTACTTTCCAATGGGATTACTACGATGAAAACTCAGATACTGATGGTAACTTAGGCACACATTGGGCCGATACCACCCAAGAGGCTACCCACCTACGAAATTCACCACGTGAATTCACAGTGTTCGGTATCGAGCCTAAAACCAGTTTGCTTATCGATGGTGACATTAGCCAACACATTATCGCTGGGGTGCGTTACGTTAACGAAGATATCAGCTACCAACTCAATCACATGAACAAATCAACACTCGAAACAACTCGCCTACGAGATTGGCACATGGACACCAATGCCATGGCCTATTACATTAGTAATAAAGTCGGTTTCTTCGACGACAGGTTATCTGTCACACCCGGGCTAAGGTATGAAGATGTGCGCATGACCTTTACCAATAGAGGTGACAATTATAGCCAAGATAACCATGTCCAAGAGTGGCTTCCTGGTCTCAGCTTAGGCTATGAGTTTAGCGATAGCTGGTTCGCCTATGCCAATGCCCAACGTTCACTTAGAACGCCGCAAATTGCAGACTTAAGGCGCCAAGGTCAAACACCTGAATCAGAATTATCTTGGAATTATGAAACAGGAGTTCGTTTCACCCCAACAGAGCGAAGTAGCCTAAATCTGGCCTTATATCGCATCGATTTCACCGATAAATCAGAATACGACAAAAATATAAATATGTTCATTAACATAGGTAAAACCCGTAATCAGGGTATCGAGCTAGAGGGCACTTATTCTCCCCTATCTTTGCCTGATCTCACCTTAACCGCCGCATATAACTATCTTGATACCGAGCAGCTTGATGGGGAATTTGCCGGAAATCAATTGCCTTATGTCTCCAAACATCAACTTTCAGCCAGTGCCCTGTATAGCATTCAAAATATTGACCTAGGATTACTCGCCTATTATTACAGCGGATCCTTTGCCGATTTGGCCAACACGGTTGAAGAAAATGCCTCGGGCACTGCCGGAGAAATCCCCGCTTACACTGTGGTCAACTTCAACGTGAGTACTGAGCTGTTCAAGCAAAATAGTCACGGATTGAAAGTCGGTTTATCGGTTAACAATCTATTTGATAACGAATACTACTTTAGAGGATTAGATGTTTCTCCAGCCGGTCGTGTACCTGCACCTGGTCGCTCATTTAGCTTAGATCTAGGTTACACATTCTAA
- a CDS encoding CBS domain-containing protein yields the protein MRISELMSKNVVTVEMDDSLSKIKSLFEKTGFHHLLVLEDKRLFGIISDRDLLKSLSPAVDSIAATTKDIACLKKKAHQIMTRKPIAINENATVLSAIEVFNNNNISCIPITNNDDVPVGILSWRDIIRALGGKK from the coding sequence ATGAGAATTAGTGAATTAATGAGTAAAAATGTTGTTACAGTGGAAATGGATGATTCTCTTAGTAAAATTAAAAGTTTATTTGAAAAAACGGGATTTCATCATTTATTGGTACTAGAAGATAAACGGCTATTCGGTATTATTTCAGATCGGGATCTACTCAAATCACTCAGCCCCGCTGTGGATAGCATCGCTGCTACAACTAAAGATATAGCTTGTCTTAAAAAAAAGGCTCATCAAATAATGACGAGAAAACCCATAGCAATTAATGAAAATGCTACCGTGCTTAGTGCTATTGAAGTATTTAATAACAATAATATATCGTGCATTCCGATAACCAACAATGATGATGTACCTGTTGGCATACTTTCTTGGCGGGATATAATACGAGCGCTTGGGGGGAAAAAATGA
- the ubiA gene encoding 4-hydroxybenzoate octaprenyltransferase, protein MSVLKGKLDAYMRLSRMDRPIGTYLLLWPCMMALLFAAGGMPDVKVLVIFIIGVGVMRACGDIINDYADRDLDAHVERTKSRPLASGEVSAKEALILFAVLALIAFCLVLQLNELVIKLAFVGIVLTIIYPFTKRFTNMPQMFLGVAWSWSIPMAYAAQTGEVPNAAWWLFAANWSWTVAYDTMYAMVDRDDDLKVGIKSTAILFGQYDRQIIGLFQLGALACFIIAGLVAERGWVYALGILAFVVLGLYQQKLIYGRSRSLCFKAFLNNNWAGLSLFTALGLDYLI, encoded by the coding sequence ATGAGTGTTTTAAAGGGAAAGTTAGATGCTTATATGCGCCTATCCCGTATGGATCGTCCAATAGGGACATATTTACTGTTATGGCCATGCATGATGGCACTATTATTCGCCGCCGGTGGTATGCCCGATGTTAAGGTGTTAGTGATTTTTATTATTGGCGTGGGCGTGATGCGAGCCTGTGGTGATATCATTAATGATTATGCTGATAGGGATTTGGATGCTCATGTTGAACGTACTAAATCTAGGCCATTAGCCAGTGGTGAGGTGAGTGCTAAAGAGGCATTAATTTTGTTTGCTGTATTGGCGTTAATTGCATTTTGTTTAGTATTACAACTTAATGAACTTGTTATTAAACTTGCTTTTGTAGGGATAGTTTTGACCATTATTTATCCTTTTACTAAGCGTTTCACCAATATGCCGCAGATGTTTCTCGGAGTCGCTTGGAGTTGGTCAATCCCTATGGCTTATGCGGCACAAACGGGTGAGGTGCCAAATGCAGCTTGGTGGTTGTTTGCCGCCAATTGGAGTTGGACGGTAGCGTATGACACCATGTATGCCATGGTCGATAGAGATGACGATCTAAAAGTGGGCATAAAATCTACTGCCATTTTATTTGGCCAATATGATCGTCAGATCATTGGGCTCTTTCAGTTGGGGGCATTAGCGTGTTTTATTATTGCAGGTTTAGTTGCTGAACGGGGTTGGGTTTATGCGTTAGGTATTCTTGCATTTGTTGTTTTAGGCCTCTACCAACAGAAGCTTATTTATGGCAGATCGCGCAGTCTTTGTTTTAAGGCTTTTCTTAATAATAATTGGGCGGGATTAAGTTTGTTTACTGCTTTAGGGCTCGATTACCTTATCTAA